Sequence from the Erythrobacter insulae genome:
AGAAGACGTCTCGCTCGCCAAGATCACCGGCCCCGGTTTTGACGAAGACGGCGTTATCGAAGCGGTCGAAAAAGTCACCGATGTCTATCTCGATAAGCGTGAAGGCGAAGAACGCTTCCTCGACACCTATCGCCGCATCGGCATGGCCCCGTTCAAGGAGGCGCTTTATGGATAAGTCCAATGATCTCGGCACAAGCCCGGACGAAGTGCAATTCCGGTTCCGCGATGATGAAGTGGTTGATCACGGCACTATCACAGTCGATGCCTGCTGCGACCAGACCAATGCCGCCGCAGTCCGGATCGAGCCCGGCGATGATGCGCGCACGCTGCTGCCCTTCCTCGACCGGTTATCCCTGATAGAAGTGAACTTTCCCAGCTTCGCAGACGGGCGCGGCTATTCGGCGGCGCGTATCCTTCGCGAAGCGGGCTATCATGGCGAACTCAGAGCGGTTGGCGATGTGCTGATCGATCAGCTCGGCCATATGCGCCGCTGCGGCTTTGATGCCTTTGCACCGGACGTCCCCCTTGATGAAGAAGACGCCCGGCGCGCCTTTGAAACGTGGGAAAATGTCTATCAAAGCACGGTGGATGGCCGCCGCACGATTCAGGAATTGCGCCATGAATGAAGTGCGCAAAATTGATCGGATCGATGCAGGCCCGCGCTTTACCGAACATGATGCCGTTCGGCTTAACCGGATGTTTCGCGGGTCGTCGACGCAGGAAATGCTCGACGCGGTGATCAAAGGCAGCCTTGCAGGCGATGTCACAACCGTTTCGAGTTTTGGCGCAGAAAGCATTGTGCTGCTCCACCTGATTGCGCAGGTCGATCCGTCGGTGCCCGTCTTGTTTCTCGACACGGGGAAGCATTTTGCGGCCACTTTGAAATACCGTGATCACGTTGTCGAACGGCTCTCTCTTACGAACCTGGTGGTTCTGAAACCGCAAGAGACCGTCCTTACCGCCAAGGACGAAACCGGGCTTCGCTGGTCATATGATCCCGATGGTTGCTGCGAAATCCGCAAAGTCATTCCGCTTGCGAAAGCGCTCGCCAATTACGACGCGAGCTTTACCGGGCGCAAAGCATTCCAGTCCGCGACCCGCGCAAATCTGCCACGTTTTGAGGTGGACACATCGGACGATCAAGGCCGGCTCAAAATCAATCCGCTGATCGATTGGTCGGCAGACGATATCGCG
This genomic interval carries:
- a CDS encoding DUF934 domain-containing protein; translation: MDKSNDLGTSPDEVQFRFRDDEVVDHGTITVDACCDQTNAAAVRIEPGDDARTLLPFLDRLSLIEVNFPSFADGRGYSAARILREAGYHGELRAVGDVLIDQLGHMRRCGFDAFAPDVPLDEEDARRAFETWENVYQSTVDGRRTIQELRHE
- a CDS encoding phosphoadenylyl-sulfate reductase, which produces MNEVRKIDRIDAGPRFTEHDAVRLNRMFRGSSTQEMLDAVIKGSLAGDVTTVSSFGAESIVLLHLIAQVDPSVPVLFLDTGKHFAATLKYRDHVVERLSLTNLVVLKPQETVLTAKDETGLRWSYDPDGCCEIRKVIPLAKALANYDASFTGRKAFQSATRANLPRFEVDTSDDQGRLKINPLIDWSADDIADYLEEHDLPRHPLVAQGFPSIGCEPCTHKVADGQDPRSGRWKGWDKVECGIHQPGEEPFL